Proteins from one Pyrobaculum neutrophilum V24Sta genomic window:
- a CDS encoding MFS transporter codes for MRSLNLATLLFFTANGITAVVIPPYLRDLGVSNESAIGAIVSTAFFISIVVRPLGGYLGERVGYSAVMRLGAVAAVVGHLMYLIANPAAVQMGRALHGLAIGMFLPMSIAISANEGAAAMASRALAVGVGNVVGPMAGSLLYDLGGGRLAVAVSLALHTANLLAVAGVAGGGGGAKSPPAVERRVYLYMLLLALYASVYMTVSTFTPVRLRDGGLPVAYWGLFSSAAALASLAPRAVLVRAGLVNGATAGAASAVAALGLALAASATDPLIFAAAGVLYGFGQGAVVVTYQVLALAGSRGAGLASAVYTMGWDVGSIAGPLLFGWFVDRYGFPVLEYVPLLLSVNVAVLLINSLRGRNR; via the coding sequence TTGAGGTCTCTAAATCTGGCAACCCTCCTCTTTTTCACGGCCAACGGAATCACAGCGGTGGTCATTCCGCCGTATTTAAGAGACCTCGGCGTGTCGAACGAGTCGGCGATAGGGGCGATCGTCTCCACGGCCTTTTTCATCTCCATCGTAGTTAGGCCTCTGGGGGGCTACCTCGGGGAGAGGGTGGGCTACTCCGCGGTGATGAGGCTGGGCGCCGTCGCCGCCGTCGTTGGCCACCTCATGTACCTGATCGCCAACCCGGCGGCTGTCCAAATGGGGAGGGCGCTACACGGCTTAGCCATAGGGATGTTCCTCCCCATGTCTATAGCGATCTCCGCCAACGAGGGCGCCGCGGCTATGGCGTCACGCGCCCTCGCGGTGGGCGTCGGAAACGTCGTCGGGCCTATGGCCGGCTCTCTGTTGTACGACCTAGGCGGCGGGCGGTTGGCCGTGGCGGTATCCCTGGCGCTACACACAGCCAACCTTTTGGCTGTGGCTGGGGTCGCGGGCGGAGGCGGAGGGGCCAAGTCGCCGCCGGCGGTGGAGAGGAGGGTTTATCTCTATATGCTGTTGCTGGCGTTGTACGCCTCGGTCTACATGACGGTGTCCACCTTCACTCCGGTGCGCCTCAGAGACGGAGGTCTGCCGGTCGCCTACTGGGGCCTTTTCTCGTCTGCTGCGGCTTTAGCAAGCCTGGCGCCTAGGGCGGTCCTGGTGAGGGCAGGCCTTGTAAACGGCGCCACGGCGGGGGCCGCCTCGGCCGTTGCCGCGCTGGGGTTGGCTCTGGCGGCCTCGGCGACTGATCCGCTGATTTTCGCGGCGGCGGGGGTTCTATACGGCTTTGGGCAGGGCGCCGTGGTGGTGACTTATCAAGTTCTGGCGCTGGCCGGCAGTAGAGGCGCCGGCTTAGCGAGCGCGGTCTACACCATGGGCTGGGACGTCGGCTCCATCGCGGGTCCTCTGCTGTTTGGCTGGTTTGTCGACAGGTACGGATTTCCAGTGCTTGAGTACGTCCCTCTCCTCCTTTCGGTCAACGTCGCTGTTCTGCTTATAAATTCGCTACGTGGGCGAAACCGGTGA
- a CDS encoding adenosine-specific kinase — MSIRFDVVEVPIPQGTNVIIGQAHFIKTVEDLYEAIATSVPGAKFGIAFCEASGKRLIRHEANDEELRKLAVEVCGKIAAGHVFVIYLRNAWPINVLNAIKNVQEVVRIFAATANPLKVIVAEVEPERRGVIGVVDGHSPLGVETDADREERKRFLREVVRYKL, encoded by the coding sequence ATGTCGATTAGGTTCGACGTAGTTGAGGTTCCCATCCCCCAGGGGACAAACGTCATAATTGGACAGGCGCACTTCATCAAGACCGTGGAGGACCTCTACGAGGCCATAGCCACCTCCGTGCCCGGGGCTAAGTTCGGTATAGCCTTCTGCGAGGCGTCGGGGAAAAGGCTGATCAGACACGAGGCCAACGACGAGGAGCTACGGAAGCTCGCGGTGGAGGTCTGCGGCAAGATCGCGGCTGGGCACGTCTTCGTCATCTACCTCCGGAACGCCTGGCCTATCAACGTGCTGAACGCCATTAAAAACGTGCAAGAGGTGGTGAGGATATTCGCGGCTACCGCCAACCCCCTCAAGGTGATCGTGGCCGAGGTGGAGCCGGAGAGACGCGGCGTTATCGGCGTCGTAGACGGCCACTCTCCTCTCGGCGTAGAGACCGACGCGGACAGGGAAGAGAGGAAGAGGTTTTTGAGAGAGGTGGTGAGGTACAAGCTTTGA
- a CDS encoding Fur family transcriptional regulator, with translation METAQLVQALKERGYRVTPQRIEVINLVMEKLAKRQHPTFNDILNEVKQKMPTISASTVYSVLKLLEEGGFVVSFEHNGRTYYDSASPHVNVVCVNTNRVIDLEDGEITELFRKRGIHPTSIVVKAVCRE, from the coding sequence ATGGAAACAGCCCAGCTGGTGCAAGCGCTTAAGGAGCGCGGCTACAGAGTCACGCCGCAGAGGATCGAGGTGATAAACCTAGTCATGGAGAAGCTTGCCAAGAGACAGCACCCCACCTTCAACGACATACTAAACGAAGTTAAACAAAAGATGCCCACGATAAGCGCCAGCACGGTGTACTCCGTCCTCAAACTCCTTGAGGAAGGGGGCTTTGTGGTGTCGTTTGAACACAACGGCCGCACGTACTACGACAGCGCCTCGCCCCACGTAAACGTGGTCTGCGTAAACACAAACAGGGTGATAGACCTTGAAGACGGGGAGATCACGGAGCTCTTCAGGAAACGTGGAATCCACCCAACCTCCATCGTTGTGAAGGCCGTCTGTAGAGAATAA